The window TGTGGTGATTCCACCAGCCTTGTTCGAATCCGAGTAGCCGAGCATCACTTCTTGAATATCGCCGCGAATGCGGACGATCTCGCGATATGGCTCGACGCTCAGGAGGCGGTCGAGCAGGTCGCCTGCCATCTGGAGCTCTTCGGTGGTTTCGAGTAGCGGCACGAAGCCGAGTTCTGCGATGTGCCCAGGCACATCGATGAGTCCCACCTCACGGGCCAGGACGGCGGCCGCGAGGACATCATCGACATCGCGCGTCATCGAGACGATGTAACTCTCGATGAGGTCGGAGCCGTACCGGTCCTTGACTCGTCTGATGGTTCGGAACACGTCGAGCGTGGCGGCCGTCTCCTCGCTCACCGCTGCAGCAGTCGTGGTCAACGGCCGCCGACCCTCCAGCTCCACGGCCAGTTTGTCGGCTCGACCGGCAGCGTCAAGCTCCTCATAGGGTGTGCCGAGCCGGTCGAACAGCTCGCCGATCGCCTCGTGATGCTTTGCCGCGAGCTGGCGAATATCCATAGTCGCCAGATGGAATCCAAAGGTTGCGGCCGTACGCGTCACGCGGGCGACCATGCCTGCAGCCACCAGCCCACCGCGGTTCGCCACCAACGATCGGTGGATCAGAGCGAGTTCCTCGAGCACCTCATCAATGCCGGCATAACCCCTGCCAGGTGCGTGGCGGGAGCCCGAAGCCATGCGCTCGCGCGTATTGACGAGTCGCTGGTGGATGTAGGCCAACTTGAGGCGATACGGCTCCTCCGCGTTGAGGACGCCGAACCGCTCGAACACACGCGGCAGCAGTGACCGGTCCGCCTCGAGGCTCGCACGCAACTCGTCGCTGACATGGCGAATCTTCGACGACGTCGACAGATCCGTGGCCAACGCCTCGACTGCTCCGATCAGGTTGCGCATCGCGTGATCGTGCTGAGCCGCCAACACATCGCCCGTGACCGCTGCCGTCACGAACGGGTTCCCATCCCGGTCGCCGCCCACCCACGTGCCGAATCGGATCGGCGTGTGATCGATCGCAACGTCGATGCCGAGACGCATCATCTCGGTGGCGTACCCGTCGAGGACCTCCGGCACAGACCCTCTGAAGAGCTCGTCGAGGTAATAAATCACCGATGCTGCTTCGTCCCTGGGATCCGGACGATCCCTGCGAAGCTCGTCCGTCTGCCAGATGAGGTCGATCAGCTCGGCGAGGCGCCGGTCGATTCGGCGCTTGTCGGCCTCCGTGGCCCGCGTATCGAGACGCTCGTCGAGCAGTCTGGCGACCGTGTTGAGTTTGGTGAGGATCGAACGTCGCGACGCCTCGGTCGGGTGAGCCGTGAACACGGGACGCAGCTCGAGCCGTTCCAGCATCGCCTCGACGTCTGCTCTGTCCAACCCGGCAGCGTCGACCTGATCGACCGTGCTCTCCAACCAGCCCCGCTGCCGCCGAGTACGAGCCGCCAACTCATCCAGTCGGTGGGTCTGCTCGGCAACGTTGGCGAGATAGAAATAGACGGTGAACGCCCTGACCAGCGTACTCAGCGTCGCCAGATCGAGATCGCCGAGCAACACATCCAGCGTGTCGTCGTCCCCGGTCGCTCCCGAATCCCGCAGCCTCCTGGTGATTGCCCGCACATCCTCGACGAGGTCGAGCAGATCAGGGCCCTCCTGACGCACCAGCGAATCCCCCAACTGGTTCCCCAGCCGTCGAATATCCGCCCGCAACGCCGCATCCCGCTTGTGAAGGTTCACCCCCCGAGCGTACCAACGGCCCGCCACAGCGCCCAGTCCACCACTGCAGCGTCACGGGGCATAGTGCCTGCCCACGCCCGCCGTCCGGGCCCTTCCTGCCGCACACGGCATCACCTCGGCCGCCCGGAGTGGGCGAGTTCCCCGAGTCACGGTGCCCGGCAGGGCAACGTCACCGTTTCGGGTGCCGATGGAGCAGCCCGTCACACGGTGCTCGGCCGGCCGACAGGCAGATCGATGGTGAACGCCCAACCTGCCTTGGTCCGTTCGAATCGAAGTGAACCTCCCGCCGCCACGGTCAGGGTATGGGCGTAAGTGATACCGAGACGGTCGCCCATCTCTGGGGGCATCACCTCGGAATGGGCCAGAAGGCTCCACGTTTGACCGAGGGGTGTCCCCGAGTCGATGTCGGGTCCCGGGCCTCGATCACACACACGCAGACGGACCCCGGCGTCGACCGACCGGACCGAGATGGTGACGGGTGGTGTGCCATACCTTCGGCTGTTCTCGATGAGCTCGTAGAGGGCGGTCGTAAGGGGAAGGGGATCACAACGAACCTCGAGGCTTCGCTCCCCTTCGACCGCCACGACCGACTCCAGGCCCGGTCTGGCGGCAAGTAAGTAGGTGTCGATCAGCTCTCCGATCGTGACCGTCATCGCCGACCGCTGAGGACCTCGCTGCAGGCGTAACACCGAGTTCATCCGGTCCAAGAGCTGCTCGATCCGGGCGCCGGCGTCCCGGATCGCCACAGCGGCTTCCCGCAACTCCTCACCTTCCAACTCCCCCTTGGCGATCAACTCCGAATACGCGACGATCGGCGACAGCGGGGTCCTGAACTGGTGATTGGCCGACTCCATGAACCGTCGGTGCTGCTCACCCGTCAACACCTGACTGGTCACATCCTCGGCGTAGACCATCAACAGGGCCGGCTCTTCCATCTCTCGATGCAACGACACCCCAATCCGCAAGAAGGTCTCCCTGCCGGCGGCCAAAGGTGCCACGTATAGCAATGGCGGCCCTGGCTCCCCAGAGGCCACAATCCCCGCCAACACCTCCCCCAATCCCTGACCGGGAGCCGTCGACTCGCCCAAGCGAGCGATCGCCGTATGGTCGGCGTCGGCGAGCCCGAAGCGTCGCGCCGTCTCGTTGGCGAACAGACAACGCAGGGAGTCACCGTCGTACAAGGCGAAACCGATCGGCGCCTCTTCCGCGATCCCGGCCGCAAGTGTCCTCGCCCGAGTGGACTCCTTCTGCCAATACTCGGATAAGGCCCTCCCCCAGACCAGCAACCCGATGAACGACAAGAACACACCCAACCGGACCACGCTGGTAACGGTTATGTCGTCAGCTCCCGCGATCACACCCACGTATACGAGCACGGCAGCAACTGCCAGCCAGATCGTCCGTCGAACCGGGCTGGTCACCGCCTCCCAGATGAACACGATCAACATCGCGAAGAAGAACGGACTCTCCGTGCCCCCATCCAATGCAACTATCACACCCACCAGCGCCAGCGAGCCCACACCACGAACCAGATATACCCCGCCTTTGCGAACCAACGCGATCTGGTCGGCAAGCGTGTCCAACCCCGTTCGCCAGACCAGCAGGATGGCGGCGACCACCAGCACACCGACCGGACGCAGCACGTCACTAAACAGGGCGAGCGCCAACACATGGATCGTGACAATCGGTCCAACCGGGTCGAAACTCTCGAACCACGTCTGCCACCGCGGGATCCGGGTTTCGATCAAAGGATCACCATCATCTGGACTCATCCTCATTCCATCTGATCCACTACACCTCCGATACATCTCTGATGAGCGCCCTGCACACGCCGCTCAGCCACCTCGCGACCGCACCGGCCGCCCCACCTCACCTATCAGCCACAGCCCACCCATAGCGAAAGAGTCGCAAGCCGAGAACCTCTCAGAAAGATGAACCGGCTTGGCGATAGCAGACACTCATGGGTATGGGCTCGAGACGGACACCGTGTAGCCGGATCGCCCGGAGATGGCGCGAAGCCGTCAACCCGCTTGCTTGGTTCGCGGTAGTACCGGACCCCGGATCAGCTCATGTCGCTGATCGATGCCAAAGCGGGGAGAGCGGTAACGAGGACGCTTGCCAGCGTCAGAACGAGCACGATGATACGACGGCGCATTGGGGGACCTCCTTGAGCCCGACTGCTGTTTCAGCATCGAGTATGGGGAATGCCCGTCTCTCAGATATCTCACGCGCCGGCGCCGGCCGGCCGAACCTTCCGTCATGACGCGCGTGGCTTCTGCCCCCGAGTGGCGAGGTGGTGGCCTGCCTCGTGTAGCGCAGCCAGATCACGCCCCACAGTTGAAGCGCTCACCTTCAACACTCTGGCCAACTGGTCGATCGAGGGCACGGCACCTTGGTTGTCGGCCTCGGTCATCAAGCGCCACAACCGGCGGCGGCGGCGGTCGATGGGAGAAGCCACTTCTTCATCCTCGGGGTCCGTCACCGTCCATGTGACCTGCCGCAACTCGTCGTCACCCAGGGCCCGGCCGATCGGTGTCCCAGCTGCCGGAAGCAGCGCCTCAACGGTATGCGGCGAGAACTGATTCCATGCCGCCACGATCTCCCTATGCTCGGCGACCCGCTCCAAGGCGCCCTCGCGCTCTTCGGCCGACAGACCTTGGAGGGTTGCGTCAAGCAGCCGGTATGCCTCTGCCACGGCGCGCCGGGCCTCGTCACGTTGTCCGGAAGCCTTTGCGGCCACCGCGTGGCGGTGGTGGATCAGGTGGACGCGTTCGACACCCGGCACGAGCTGCTCGACTGCTTGGCGAGTAGCCGCAAGGGCTTCCTCTGCCTGCCCGGCTGCCAGCAGGATGGCCCCACGGATGGAGAGCAGCTCTACTGCGAGGGGCACGAACCCTATTTCCACGCACAGCCGGTCTGCGCGATCGAGCGCGGCGAGAGCACCCTGATGGTCGCCTGTGGCCAGGTGAAGGAGGGCGAGAGAACGGAGGTGCTGGCCTTCGAGCAGACGGTTGCCGGTCCCTGTGAGAATCCGGAAGCTCTCTTGGAGCAGCTGCTCGGCTTCATCGTGCCGGTCTTGGAGGAGAGCAACCCCCGCCAGTACTTCCATGCACTGTCCTTGGCGAGCCCGGTCACCGATGTTCACGAAGTGAGTCATCGCCCTCTGAGCATCGGCCATGGCACGTTGGGAGTCACCGAGGATGCTCTGACGCACCGAAGCGGCGTTGACACGTACCATCGCCTCCCCTCGAAGGTCACCGAGTTCGGCGAAGATTCGCGCCGCCTGCTCATACCCGGAAAGGGCGTCTGCCACCTGACCGAGGAAGTAGTGGAGGTTGCTCTGGTTCAGCCGGTTGACTCCCTCCCCGTGCCGGTAGCCGATCTTCTGGCAGATCTCGATTGCCCGCCCGTAGCGGACAAGAGACCCGTCGGTGTCTCCCAGCTGACGAAGTGCTCGCGCCTCACTGCCAATTACCTCCGCCTCTCCACGCAGATCGCCCAGGTTCTCGAAGAGGGCGAGCGCACGTTTCAAGTGAGGGAGCGCCTCGGTCGACCGTTGCACCTCTACCAAAGTGCTGCCCAATTCGGTGTGGGCTTCAGCTCGTCTCT of the bacterium BMS3Abin02 genome contains:
- the ppc gene encoding phosphoenolpyruvate carboxylase; its protein translation is MAGRWYARGVNLHKRDAALRADIRRLGNQLGDSLVRQEGPDLLDLVEDVRAITRRLRDSGATGDDDTLDVLLGDLDLATLSTLVRAFTVYFYLANVAEQTHRLDELAARTRRQRGWLESTVDQVDAAGLDRADVEAMLERLELRPVFTAHPTEASRRSILTKLNTVARLLDERLDTRATEADKRRIDRRLAELIDLIWQTDELRRDRPDPRDEAASVIYYLDELFRGSVPEVLDGYATEMMRLGIDVAIDHTPIRFGTWVGGDRDGNPFVTAAVTGDVLAAQHDHAMRNLIGAVEALATDLSTSSKIRHVSDELRASLEADRSLLPRVFERFGVLNAEEPYRLKLAYIHQRLVNTRERMASGSRHAPGRGYAGIDEVLEELALIHRSLVANRGGLVAAGMVARVTRTAATFGFHLATMDIRQLAAKHHEAIGELFDRLGTPYEELDAAGRADKLAVELEGRRPLTTTAAAVSEETAATLDVFRTIRRVKDRYGSDLIESYIVSMTRDVDDVLAAAVLAREVGLIDVPGHIAELGFVPLLETTEELQMAGDLLDRLLSVEPYREIVRIRGDIQEVMLGYSDSNKAGGITTSQWEIYKAQQRLRDIARKHGVVLRLFHGRGGTIGRGGGPTHEAILAQPYGTVDGPIKITEQGEVIADKYGLPELAARNLELALSAVIEASLLHQSPRQPEEQLVRWHETMDVVSDAAYAAYRDLIGDPDLVEYFLSATPVDELGALNIGSRPSRRPNGAGSLDDLRAIPWVFGWTQSRQIIPGWFGVGSGLAAARRAGHGAAISEMFAHWSFFRTFVSNVEMTLAKTDLGIAQRYVQALVAANCRHLFDTIEAEYHRTIGEILAVTGEPTLLEANPVLQRTLRVRDAYLQPLHHLQVNLLVRSRSADRDDPLLQRALLLTVNGIAAGLRNTG
- the divL gene encoding sensor protein DivL encodes the protein MSPDDGDPLIETRIPRWQTWFESFDPVGPIVTIHVLALALFSDVLRPVGVLVVAAILLVWRTGLDTLADQIALVRKGGVYLVRGVGSLALVGVIVALDGGTESPFFFAMLIVFIWEAVTSPVRRTIWLAVAAVLVYVGVIAGADDITVTSVVRLGVFLSFIGLLVWGRALSEYWQKESTRARTLAAGIAEEAPIGFALYDGDSLRCLFANETARRFGLADADHTAIARLGESTAPGQGLGEVLAGIVASGEPGPPLLYVAPLAAGRETFLRIGVSLHREMEEPALLMVYAEDVTSQVLTGEQHRRFMESANHQFRTPLSPIVAYSELIAKGELEGEELREAAVAIRDAGARIEQLLDRMNSVLRLQRGPQRSAMTVTIGELIDTYLLAARPGLESVVAVEGERSLEVRCDPLPLTTALYELIENSRRYGTPPVTISVRSVDAGVRLRVCDRGPGPDIDSGTPLGQTWSLLAHSEVMPPEMGDRLGITYAHTLTVAAGGSLRFERTKAGWAFTIDLPVGRPSTV